Proteins encoded in a region of the Devosia sp. RR2S18 genome:
- a CDS encoding type IV secretory system conjugative DNA transfer family protein → MCFDKLNVGFTPRKHPANAVLASLIWSVIFATIAFAALMLAVPIYDVWGKSHAPSASLRVLEQYWRGEIDDAFWFRLHLALLIGGIAGIVVGVQFWRTTPVSEPFRLLNPADPKIHYEEAAEIALKRAFARDAGAKSGRGIFIAPFIALTDRLERKNILIAGATGSGKSNIGFALAEQAIERGDVVVLHCTKGDVTRAFRTEDIVLLSPAHRDGWAWDIGADIDGRAAAAEFAVAVIEEAKESFFSNTARLVLIDMIVALIEQRGKRWGPRQLLEVVLSEHQAIVEMIGKLDLNASPLITTGNPDELSRTMESVLATLISGALTTLRPMAYAWSRLPRSRRFSIKAMLSPGWKGPKVLIVQSHPAFEVLSTTVCGGVLRRICQQVAAPRSKGTIVPRVTMVLDEFYSLGRIEKMDKSLSVAREQGLAVTILLQHLGQLGIYREEASALQSLFQIKIFGKQETGEATTALSTMLGNRRIAVTEENRLPEANDKRKYVSHTLEYPVFSPAQFAGELGNFYPGTPAEIIRALLIYNGNAHRIDWPPTQWQAQSEGFVEAAWTKTVQRTQDTHTS, encoded by the coding sequence ATGTGCTTCGATAAGCTCAACGTCGGCTTTACGCCGCGCAAGCATCCCGCCAACGCCGTGCTTGCAAGCCTGATCTGGTCCGTCATCTTCGCTACGATCGCCTTCGCTGCCCTTATGCTGGCGGTCCCTATCTACGACGTCTGGGGAAAGAGTCATGCTCCCTCCGCATCCCTGCGGGTGCTTGAGCAGTACTGGCGTGGAGAGATCGACGACGCCTTCTGGTTCCGCCTCCACCTGGCGCTCCTTATCGGGGGCATCGCCGGCATTGTCGTGGGCGTTCAGTTCTGGCGGACAACGCCCGTCTCCGAACCCTTCCGGCTGCTCAATCCGGCCGACCCCAAGATCCACTACGAGGAAGCCGCCGAGATTGCGCTGAAGCGGGCTTTTGCCAGGGACGCAGGAGCCAAGTCCGGGCGAGGCATCTTCATCGCCCCATTCATTGCCCTGACCGACCGGCTGGAGCGCAAGAACATTCTCATCGCGGGCGCCACCGGGTCGGGTAAGTCCAATATCGGCTTTGCATTGGCAGAACAGGCCATTGAGCGCGGCGATGTAGTTGTTCTGCATTGCACCAAGGGTGATGTCACAAGGGCTTTCAGGACGGAAGACATCGTCCTGCTTTCCCCTGCTCATCGGGATGGTTGGGCCTGGGACATCGGCGCCGATATCGACGGTCGCGCTGCGGCTGCCGAGTTCGCTGTAGCCGTGATCGAGGAGGCCAAGGAGTCGTTCTTCTCCAACACCGCCCGGTTGGTTCTCATCGACATGATCGTCGCCCTGATTGAACAACGAGGAAAGCGATGGGGACCGCGCCAGCTACTTGAGGTGGTGCTCTCTGAGCATCAGGCAATTGTTGAGATGATTGGCAAGCTCGACCTCAATGCCAGCCCACTGATCACCACGGGCAATCCCGACGAGCTCTCGCGCACCATGGAAAGTGTCCTTGCCACGCTGATTTCGGGAGCTCTGACGACCTTGCGGCCCATGGCTTATGCGTGGAGCAGGTTGCCGCGTAGCCGCCGCTTTTCCATCAAAGCTATGCTGTCGCCCGGTTGGAAGGGGCCGAAGGTTCTGATCGTGCAGTCGCACCCTGCCTTCGAGGTTCTGTCCACAACTGTCTGCGGCGGGGTGCTGCGGCGCATTTGCCAGCAGGTTGCCGCTCCACGCTCTAAGGGAACCATTGTCCCCAGGGTCACCATGGTACTCGACGAATTTTACTCTCTGGGGCGCATCGAAAAGATGGACAAGAGCCTTTCCGTTGCTCGCGAGCAGGGGCTTGCAGTGACAATTCTGCTCCAACACTTAGGGCAACTGGGCATTTACCGAGAAGAGGCGTCGGCGCTCCAGAGCCTGTTCCAGATCAAGATTTTCGGCAAGCAGGAGACAGGAGAAGCAACGACAGCGCTCTCAACGATGCTCGGCAATCGGCGGATTGCGGTGACCGAAGAGAACCGCTTGCCCGAAGCGAATGACAAGCGCAAGTATGTCTCGCATACCCTCGAATATCCGGTGTTTTCACCAGCGCAGTTCGCCGGTGAACTGGGTAACTTCTATCCCGGCACACCAGCTGAGATCATCCGAGCGCTACTGATCTACAACGGAAATGCACATCGGATCGACTGGCCACCAACTCAGTGGCAAGCTCAGAGCGAGGGCTTTGTCGAAGCCGCATGGACCAAAACAGTGCAGCGAACGCAAGACACCCATACCAGTTAA